The Coregonus clupeaformis isolate EN_2021a chromosome 18, ASM2061545v1, whole genome shotgun sequence genome has a segment encoding these proteins:
- the LOC121550379 gene encoding ubiquitin-conjugating enzyme E2 G1 codes for MTEQSALLLRKQLAELNKNPVEGFSAGLIDDEDIYKWEVVIIGPQDTLFEGGFFKAYLTFPYDYPLRPPKMKLITEIWHPNVAKNGDVCISILHEPGEDRFGYEKPEERWLPIHTVETIMISVISMLADPNSDSPANVDAAKEWREDPNGEFKRKVARCVRKSQEMAFD; via the exons ATGACTGAACAATCAGCATTACTTCTTCGAAAGCAATTGGCAG AGCTCAACAAGAACCCAGTGGAGGGCTTTTCAGCTGGCCTAATAGATGATGAGGATATATACAAATGGGAGGTTGTCATCATAGGGCCACAAGACACCCTCTT TGAAGGAGGGTTTTTTAAAGCATACCTGACCTTTCCCTATGATTATCCACTACGGCCTCCCAAGATGAAGTTGATCACTGAAATCTGGCATCCTAATG TGGCAAAGAATGGCGATGTATGTATCTCAATACTGCATGAGCCAGGAGAGGACAGGTTTGGCTATGAGAAGCCAGAGGAACGTTGGCTTCCAATCCACACTGTAGAGACTATTATGATTAGTGTTATCTCCATGCTGGCCGACCCAAACAGTGATTCGCCTGCTAATGTGGATGCTGCG AAAGAGTGGAGGGAGGATCCTAATGGTGAATTCAAGAGGAAGGTGGCTCGCTGTGTACGGAAAAGCCAGGAGATGGCATTTGACTAG